ATTATGAGAGCGATCCGCGAAGTCATTAAAAAAGAAAAACTGCCCAATTACTGGCTCATTAATTTTGACGTGAAAATCGACAGCAAAGGAACCGACGCGACGGTGGAAGTTACTATGGAATTAAAAGACGAAGCCGATAACAAAGTTATCTCAACCGCCGCTTCGCCGGACATTATTGTCGCTTCGATTGAAGCGTTTGAACGGGGATATAATATTCTCTATAATAAGAAAAAATAATATGGAGACCACAAAATACATCTGGCAAAACGGAAAATTGGTAAATTGGGAAGACGCTAAAATCCATGTCTTAAGCCACTCGCTCCATTACGGCTCGGGGGTTTTTGAAGGCATCCGGGTTTATGAGACGAAAAAGGGCCCGGCGATTTTTCGCCTCCCAGAGCACGTGGACCGGTTTTTTTACTCGGCTAACGCGATGAAAATGAAAATGCCCTGGACTAAGGATGAGTTTAAGGCCGCCATAATTGAAACCGTGAAAAAAAACGATTTGAAATCGGGCTATATCCGGCCCCTGGCTTTTTACGGCTACGGCGAGCTTAGGATCAGCCCGCTAAAATGCCCGGTCGAAGCGATTATCGCCGCCTGGCCCTGGGGAAAATATTTATCGGCCGACCCGATTAAGGTAAAAGTTCCGGACTACATAAGAATTCATCCTAAGTCATCAATAGCAGACGCGAAAATTTGCGGCCATTATGTCAATTCAATCCTTTCCTTTTTAGAGGTGGAAGCGGCCGGCTACCACGAAGCGCTTTTACTCGACTTTGAAGGAAACATCGCCGAAGGTCCGGGAGAAAATTTTTTTCTTGTGTCCGGCGGAAAATTGGCGACCCCAAAACTGGGAAATATTTTAGCGGGAATTACCCGGCAGTCGATTATTGAGCTTGCGGGCGATTTGGGATACGCGGTGGAAGAAAAAACAATTACGCTTGACGCCGCGATAGCGGCGGATGAATGCTTTTTTACCGGAACGGCGGCTGAAGTAACGCCGATCGGATCTATTAATGATTGCCTGATTGCCGGCGGAGCCTTTGGCCCGATTACCCGGCGTTTTAACGACGAGTTTATGAAAATCGTTTCCGGGGAAAATGAAAAATACGAAAAATGGTTAACATACGCGAATTAATTTTGAAACTGCCTCTTATGAAACTGCCATCAGAAAAATTAAAAAAGGGAATTGCCACTATGCCGCACCGGGCGCTCTTGCGGGCTGACGGCTTGCGCGGCGCGGATTTTAAAAAGCCTTTTATCGGCGTGGCTGATTCTTATAACGATATTATTCCCGGGCACATTCATCTGCGCGAGCTGTCAGAAGAGGTGAAGCGGGGAATCCGCGATGCCGGCGGCGTGCCGTTTGAGTGGGGCGTACCGGGGGTTTGCGACGGCATTGCCATGCACGTCGAAATGCGCCTGTCACTGCCTAGCCGGGAGCATATCGCCGACAATATAGAAATCATGGTGCTGTCTCATAGCCTGGACGGCTGGGTTGGCGTAACTAACTGCGACAAAATCACGCCCGGAATGCTAATGGCGGCCGGGAGGCTTAATCTTCCGGCGGCAATTTTAACCGGCGGGCCGATGAAGGCGGGAATCGTGAATGGAAAAAAAATGGACGTGATTTCCGATTTTGAGGCGGTAGGGCAAATTGAAGCCGGAAAATTATCCAAAAAAGAGGCTTTGAAAATTGAATGCGAATCCTGCCCGGGCGCCGGGAGCTGCGCCGGGCTTTTTACCGCTAATTCTATGGCGGCCATGACCGAAGTTTTAGGCATGTCAGTAACGGGCTCTGCCACAACGCTCGCCCTGGATCCGAAAAAAAAGAAACAAGCTTATGAAACCGGCCGGCGCATTGTGGAACTGGTAAAAAGGAACATTAAACCAAAAGATATAATGACCAAAAACGCGTTTTTAAACGCAATAAGAGTGGACATGGCTATCGGCGGCTCGACCAATACGGCCCTGCATTTGCCGGCCATTGCCAAAGAATGCGGAATTAAGCTGGAGCTCGGGCTATTTGACCAGGCCTCCCGGCAAACTCCCAATATTTGCCATATTCGGCCGGCCGGGCCTTATGTTATGGAAGAACTGGATCAGGCCGGAGGCATCCCGGCGGTGTTAAATCGCCTGAAAAAATACTTAAAGCCAGCCATAACTATTAATAAAAAGAATATTTTAAAAATTGCCGAAGAAGGAAGGGTGCGGAATGAAAAAGTAATAAGGCCGCTTTCGGACCCGTTCTATAAAGAAGGCGGCATCGCGGTTTTAAAAGGGAATTTAGCGCGGACTTCGGTAGTAAAACAGACCGCGGTCGAACCGGAGATGCTGAAAATTACCGGGCCGGCCAAAGTTTTTTCCGGCGAGCAGGCAATTTTAAAAGCCGTGGCCCGGAAAAAAATTAAAGACGGCGACATTATCGTAATTAATTTTATGGGTCCGGCCGGCGCGCCGGGCATGCCGGAAATGCTTACGCCCACGGCCGCCATATCCGGCGCCGGATTAAAGTGCGCGCTGATTACCGACGGCCGTTTTTCCGGCGGAACTCGGGGGGCGGCTATCGGCCATATTGAACCCGAAGCTTTTCATGGCGGAGTAATCGGCATTATAAAAGACGGCGACCTGATTGAGATTGATATTCCCAAAAGAAAATTAAATGTGGCGCTAAGCCGCGCGGAAATTAAAAAGAGGAAGAAGAATTTAAAAATTCCTAAAAGAAAAATGACCAAGATGCTGGAAAAATACCGAAAGGATAACAAAAAAGCCTGAATTATTTTTGATTATATTCTACCATGTTAAATTTATATGATCGGAGCTGACGTATTAATAAAATCATTACTGGAAGAGGGAGTCGAGGTAATCTTCGGCTATCCGGGAGGGGTAACCATACCTTTGCATGACCGGCTGGCTTTTTATCCGAAAATAAGGCACATCCTTCCAAGAAACGAGCAGGGCGCGGCTATGGCGGCTGATGCTTATTTCCGCGTTACCGGCAAGCCGGGAGTCTGCCTTTCGACCTCCGGACCGGGCGCGACCAATTTAATTTCCGGCATCGCCAACGCTTATATGGACTCAATCGGCGTGGTGGCCATCACCTGCCAAGTTTCCACCAAAATTTACGGCACGGACGCTTTTCAGGAAATAAAAATGACCGAGCTTACTAAAGCTATTACCAAGAAGAATTATTTTGTTAAAGACGTAAAAGACCTGCCGAAAATAATTAAAGAAGCTTTTTACCTCGCCCGCTCGGGGCGCCCCCGGCCGGTGCATATTGATTTGCCGGTGGACGTTATTAAAGCCGAAGTGAAGGAATTTTCTTATCCCCGGGACAAGGACGCGGAAGCTTTATCCGGACGGGATTATAAAGTAAGCCGGGAAACGGAAAAAGAAATTGAAAAGGCAGTTAAATTAATCCATGAAGCGAAAAAGCCGATTGTTATCGGCGGCCATGGTATAATTTTGTCGGGCGGATCAGAAGAGTTTAAAGAATTTATAGAAGCCAATGAACTGCCGTTTGTTACGACGCTTTTGGGAATAAGCGTTTTGCCGGATAAGCATCCTTTAAATTTCGGCATGGCCGGAATGCATGGCATGGCTTACGCCAATTTGGCGGTGCATAGCGCTGATCTTATTATCGCCCTGGGAACCAGGTTTTCCGACCGGATTACCGGGAATCTTGAGCATTACGCCAAGCGGGCTAAAGTAATCCACTTGGATATTGACGCGAGAGAAATCGGAAAAAATGTTAAGGTGGACGTTCCGCTTATAGGCGACGCCAAAAGCATATTAAGGCTAATGAACAAAAAATTGGCCGGATATAAAAGAGAGCGCAAAAGCCGGCGCTGGGTCGATCAAATCTGCACCTTAGAAGAAAGGACCAGCCTTGATAAAATTAAAACTGAAGCCAAGCTGAAAAGAACCGGGCATATTTTTGCCTTTGAAGTGATTGAAGAAATTTCTAAACAAGCGGCCAAAAATGCAGTCGTCGTTTCGGATGTCGGGCAAAACCAGATGTGGACGGCGCATTACTTTGACTATACTTATCCCGGCCAATTTTTGTCTTCCGGCGGCTTGGGCTGTATGGGCTACAGCCTGCCGGCGGCGGTAGGCGCGCAAACCGGCAAGCCCGGCGCCCAGGTTTGGTCAATTATGGGCGACGGGGGACTGCAGATGAATATTCAGGAGCTGGGGACGATAATGGAACAAAAATTGCCGATAAAGATTATTGTTTTAAATAACGGGTTTTTGGGCATGGTGCGCCAATGGCAGGAATTGTTTTTTAAGAAAAATTATATGTCTACGCCGCTTTGCAATCCCGATTTTATCGAAGTCGCGAAAGCTTACGGCATCGAAGCATATAGGATTACCAAACTTGATCAGGTGGCGCCGATGATAAAGCGGGCGGCGGCGGGAAAAGAGTCGATTTTTCTTGAGTTTGCTATCGAGCCGGAGGCTAATGTTTTTCCCATGGTGCCGCCGGGGCAAGCTTTAAGAGATACGTTAATTTGTAAATAATTATTAATTTAAGTTATTGTTTTTAATTTTTCATTTTGCGAGCATTTAAAAAATTAATTACAATTAATAAACATTAAAATATTCTAATAAAAAAAATACTATGGCAAAAATTGATTTTGGAGGAGTAGTAGAAGAGGTGACGACCAGGGAAGAATTTCCTTTGGAAAAGGCGCGGGAAGTGCTGGCTAATGAAGTGGTGGCCGTTATCGGCTACGGCGTCCAGGGGCCGGGGCAGGCTTTAAATTTGAAAGACAACGGCATTAAAGTAATTGTCGGACAAAGAAAGCCCGGCGCTTCCTGGGACAAGGCTTTAGCGGATGGTTTTAAACCGGGAGAAGATTTGTTTGAAATTGAAGAAGCCTTGGAAAAGGGAACGATTATTTGCTATCTTCTTTCCGACGCCGGGCAAATCACTCTTTGGCCGACTGTTAAAAAACATTTGACCAAAGGCAAGGCCCTTTATTTTTCCCACGGCTTTGGAATAACCTACAAAGACCAAACCAACATCATTCCGCCGGCTGACGTGGATGTTATTTTAGTCGCCCCAAAAGGCTCGGGGACTTCGCTCCGCCGCTTGTTTGTCGCCGGCAAAGGGCTTAACTCAAGCTACGCGATTTTCCAGGACGCTACCGGCCGGGCGGCCGATCGGGTTAGGGCTTTGGGCATTGCCGTAGGATCGGGATTTTTATTTCCCACTACGTTTGAAAAAGAAGTCTATAGCGACTTAACCGGGGAGCGCGGAGTTTTAATGGGCGCTTTGGCCGGCATTATGGAAGCCCAGTACAACCTGTTGCGGAAGATGGGGCACTCGCCGTCCGAAGCCTTTAATGAAACGGTTGAAGAAGCGACCCAGAGCCTAATCCCTTTAGTGGCGGAAAACGGGATGGATTGGATGTATGCTAATTGCTCTACGACTGCCCAGCGCGGAGCCCTGGACTGGCGCCACGAATTTCGAAAGGCGGTGGAACCGGTTTTTGAAAAATTATACGGCCGGGTAAAAAACGGCGAGGAGTGCCAGGTGGTTTTAAAAGCCAATAGCGATCCGGATTATCGGGCAAAAT
This sequence is a window from Patescibacteria group bacterium. Protein-coding genes within it:
- a CDS encoding branched-chain amino acid transaminase, with product METTKYIWQNGKLVNWEDAKIHVLSHSLHYGSGVFEGIRVYETKKGPAIFRLPEHVDRFFYSANAMKMKMPWTKDEFKAAIIETVKKNDLKSGYIRPLAFYGYGELRISPLKCPVEAIIAAWPWGKYLSADPIKVKVPDYIRIHPKSSIADAKICGHYVNSILSFLEVEAAGYHEALLLDFEGNIAEGPGENFFLVSGGKLATPKLGNILAGITRQSIIELAGDLGYAVEEKTITLDAAIAADECFFTGTAAEVTPIGSINDCLIAGGAFGPITRRFNDEFMKIVSGENEKYEKWLTYAN
- the ilvD gene encoding dihydroxy-acid dehydratase — its product is MKLPSEKLKKGIATMPHRALLRADGLRGADFKKPFIGVADSYNDIIPGHIHLRELSEEVKRGIRDAGGVPFEWGVPGVCDGIAMHVEMRLSLPSREHIADNIEIMVLSHSLDGWVGVTNCDKITPGMLMAAGRLNLPAAILTGGPMKAGIVNGKKMDVISDFEAVGQIEAGKLSKKEALKIECESCPGAGSCAGLFTANSMAAMTEVLGMSVTGSATTLALDPKKKKQAYETGRRIVELVKRNIKPKDIMTKNAFLNAIRVDMAIGGSTNTALHLPAIAKECGIKLELGLFDQASRQTPNICHIRPAGPYVMEELDQAGGIPAVLNRLKKYLKPAITINKKNILKIAEEGRVRNEKVIRPLSDPFYKEGGIAVLKGNLARTSVVKQTAVEPEMLKITGPAKVFSGEQAILKAVARKKIKDGDIIVINFMGPAGAPGMPEMLTPTAAISGAGLKCALITDGRFSGGTRGAAIGHIEPEAFHGGVIGIIKDGDLIEIDIPKRKLNVALSRAEIKKRKKNLKIPKRKMTKMLEKYRKDNKKA
- the ilvB gene encoding biosynthetic-type acetolactate synthase large subunit, giving the protein MIGADVLIKSLLEEGVEVIFGYPGGVTIPLHDRLAFYPKIRHILPRNEQGAAMAADAYFRVTGKPGVCLSTSGPGATNLISGIANAYMDSIGVVAITCQVSTKIYGTDAFQEIKMTELTKAITKKNYFVKDVKDLPKIIKEAFYLARSGRPRPVHIDLPVDVIKAEVKEFSYPRDKDAEALSGRDYKVSRETEKEIEKAVKLIHEAKKPIVIGGHGIILSGGSEEFKEFIEANELPFVTTLLGISVLPDKHPLNFGMAGMHGMAYANLAVHSADLIIALGTRFSDRITGNLEHYAKRAKVIHLDIDAREIGKNVKVDVPLIGDAKSILRLMNKKLAGYKRERKSRRWVDQICTLEERTSLDKIKTEAKLKRTGHIFAFEVIEEISKQAAKNAVVVSDVGQNQMWTAHYFDYTYPGQFLSSGGLGCMGYSLPAAVGAQTGKPGAQVWSIMGDGGLQMNIQELGTIMEQKLPIKIIVLNNGFLGMVRQWQELFFKKNYMSTPLCNPDFIEVAKAYGIEAYRITKLDQVAPMIKRAAAGKESIFLEFAIEPEANVFPMVPPGQALRDTLICK
- the ilvC gene encoding ketol-acid reductoisomerase; amino-acid sequence: MAKIDFGGVVEEVTTREEFPLEKAREVLANEVVAVIGYGVQGPGQALNLKDNGIKVIVGQRKPGASWDKALADGFKPGEDLFEIEEALEKGTIICYLLSDAGQITLWPTVKKHLTKGKALYFSHGFGITYKDQTNIIPPADVDVILVAPKGSGTSLRRLFVAGKGLNSSYAIFQDATGRAADRVRALGIAVGSGFLFPTTFEKEVYSDLTGERGVLMGALAGIMEAQYNLLRKMGHSPSEAFNETVEEATQSLIPLVAENGMDWMYANCSTTAQRGALDWRHEFRKAVEPVFEKLYGRVKNGEECQVVLKANSDPDYRAKLNKELEDMRNSELWQAGAAVRALRPERQK